Proteins encoded together in one Hevea brasiliensis isolate MT/VB/25A 57/8 chromosome 16, ASM3005281v1, whole genome shotgun sequence window:
- the LOC110665475 gene encoding protein SLOW WALKER 1, whose protein sequence is MADQHQQNTTISKAFPVKPKLKPKPRTPSKSPESKYWSSFKSHQIQNLISSIPSIAFSPVPSSHLFAAANSASLTFFSSQTFSPTSSISSFSDVVSSCSFRSDGSLIAASDLSGLVQVFDVKTRTPLRRLRSHTRPARFVKYPVHDKLHLVSGGDDTVVKYWDVAGESVVLDLLGHKDYVRCGDCSPVNAEMFVTGSYDHTVKLWDVRVESKKSVIEVNHGKPIEDVMFLPSGGMIATAGGNTVKIWDLIGGGKMVHSLESHNKTVTSICVGKIMGQENGEETIQYRIMSVGLDGYMKVFDYAKMKVTHSMRFPAPLMSVGVSQDCMARAIGTSNGIIFGGKRKMKENEEKSELRDFLGLGSVEEPQRRILRPTYFRYFHRSQGEKPNEGDYLIMRPKKVKFAEHDKLLKKFRHKEALVSALTGKNPENVVAVMEELVARRKLLKCVSNLDEEELGLLLGFLHKYSTMPRHSGLLMGLTRKVLEMRADDIRGSDALKGHIRNLKRSVEEEIRIQESLQEIQGIISPLLRIAGRR, encoded by the coding sequence ATGGCAGACCAACACCAACAAAACACCACCATCTCCAAAGCCTTCCCTGTAAAACCCAAGCTAAAACCCAAACCCAGAACCCCATCAAAATCCCCAGAATCCAAATACTGGTCCTCCTTCAAGTCCCATCAAATCCAGAACCTAATTTCTTCAATACCTTCTATCGCCTTCTCTCCTGTACCCTCTTCTCATCTCTTCGCCGCCGCCAATTCTGCCTCCCTCACTTTCTTCTCCTCTCAAACCTTTTCTCCTACCTCCTCCATCTCCTCCTTCTCTGACGTCGTTTCTTCCTGCTCCTTCCGCTCAGATGGATCCCTTATTGCCGCCTCTGATCTCTCCGGTCTTGTACAGGTGTTTGATGTCAAAACCCGGACCCCACTTCGTCGCCTCCGCTCTCATACTCGTCCTGCCCGGTTCGTTAAGTATCCTGTTCACGACAAGCTACATTTGGTGTCTGGTGGCGATGATACGGTTGTTAAGTATTGGGATGTTGCTGGGGAGAGTGTGGTTTTGGACTTGCTGGGTCATAAGGATTATGTGAGGTGTGGAGATTGTTCTCCAGTCAATGCAGAGATGTTTGTTACTGGGTCTTATGATCACACCGTGAAGTTGTGGGATGTGAGAGTAGAGAGTAAAAAATCAGTGATAGAAGTGAACCATGGGAAGCCTATTGAGGACGTGATGTTTTTGCCTTCTGGTGGAATGATTGCTACTGCAGGAGGCAACACTGTGAAGATATGGGATTTGATTGGGGGAGGAAAGATGGTGCATTCCTTGGAGAGTCATAACAAGACTGTTACATCCATTTGTGTGGGGAAAATAATGGGGCAAGAGAATGGAGAGGAGACAATTCAGTATAGGATTATGAGTGTGGGTTTGGATGGATATATGAAAGTGTTTGATTATGCCAAAATGAAGGTTACTCATTCAATGAGGTTTCCTGCTCCGCTTATGTCAGTTGGGGTTTCGCAGGATTGTATGGCAAGAGCAATTGGAACATCCAATGGGATTATATTTGGTGGGAAGAGGAAGATGAAGGAAAATGAGGAAAAGAGTGAATTACGGGATTTCTTGGGGCTAGGGAGTGTGGAGGAGCCGCAGAGGCGGATTCTGAGGCCTACCTATTTTAGGTACTTTCACAGGAGTCAGGGAGAGAAACCAAATGAGGGTGATTATTTGATAATGAGACCAAAGAAGGTGAAATTTGCAGAGCATGATAAATTGTTGAAGAAGTTCAGGCATAAGGAAGCTTTGGTTTCAGCATTAACCGGGAAGAATCCAGAGAATGTGGTAGCTGTAATGGAGGAACTGGTTGCAAGGAGGAAGTTGCTGAAATGTGTATCGAATTTAGACGAGGAAGAGCTTGGATTGCTGTTGGGATTCTTACATAAGTACTCAACTATGCCAAGACATTCTGGGTTGCTAATGGGGTTAACAAGAAAGGTACTTGAGATGCGAGCTGATGATATTAGAGGTTCTGATGCACTGAAGGGTCATATCAGAAATCTCAAGCGCTCAGTTGAGGAGGAGATCAGAATACAAGAGTCACTGCAGGAGATACAGGGCATAATTTCGCCATTACTAAGGATTGCTGGGAGAAGATAA
- the LOC110665476 gene encoding protein LIKE COV 2 produces the protein MAENKESTSSSLSQGLTRHDSDPDDIPKSPPSSPNSSTRKACYAVLQSWVSKKFMTGCVVLFPVAVTFLVTWCFIQFVDGFFSPIYAKLGIDIFGLGFVTSLLFIFFVGIFASSWMGATVFWLGEWFIKRMPFMKHIYSASKQISAAISPDQNTTAFKEVAIIRHPRHGEYAFGFITSSVVLQREDGDEELCSVYVPTNHLYIGDIFLVNSDEIIRPNLSIREGIEIIVSVGMTMPQLISSIERIPHQSNRIPLSRII, from the exons ATGGCAGAGAACAAGGAATCGACGTCGAGTTCACTGAGTCAAGGACTGACTCGTCATGACTCGGATCCAGATGATATCCCTAAGTCTCCACCTAGCTCCCCCAATTCCTCTACTCGCAAG GCTTGCTATGCTGTTCTTCAGAGTTGGGTTTCGAAGAAGTTCATGACTGGATG TGTGGTTCTCTTTCCTGTAGCTGTTACCTTTTTAGTTACTTGGTGTTTTATCCAGTTTGTTGATGGTTTCTTCAGCCCAATttatgctaaacttggcattgACATATTTG GACTTGGGTTTGTTACTTCACTGCTTTTTATATTCTTTGTTGGAATATTTGCTTCATCATGGATGGGTGCCACAGTTTTCTGGCTTGGAGaatggtttattaagcgaatgcCATTTATGAAGCACATATACTCAGCCTCCAAACAAATTAGTGCTGCTATTTCTCCAg ACCAAAATACTACTGCTTTTAAAGAGGTTGCAATTATTCGTCATCCTCGCCATGGGGAATATGCATTTGGTTTCATCACATCTTCTGTTGTCCTTCAG AGAGAAGATGGAGATGAAGAGTTATGCAGCGTTTATGTTCCAACAAACCATTTATACATTGGTGACATATTTCTGGTCAATTCTGATGAGATCATAAGACCAAACTTGTCTATTCGGGAAGGCATAG AGATCATTGTTTCAGTTGGGATGACAATGCCACAATTGATATCTTCTATAGAAAGGATTCCTCATCAGAGCAATAGGATCCCTCTTAGCAGAATTATATGA